A region from the Gavia stellata isolate bGavSte3 chromosome 12, bGavSte3.hap2, whole genome shotgun sequence genome encodes:
- the CHST13 gene encoding carbohydrate sulfotransferase 13, translating into MRRSRAPRLALAACLGSFLLVVFYFQSSLNPAAEDRVMRSTWQGKAGRSPLQALYESDQFEQSSLQAVHQQRRELLSNICNRYTRKRRLLQPDDLRHLVVDDTHGLLYCYVPKVACTNWKRVMMVLTGQGKYRDPLEIPANEAHVSSNLRTLSEYSIPEINHRLRSYLKFIFVREPFERLVSAYRNKFTRSYNTAFHKRYGTKIIRRHRQEPSDKALERGDDVRFEEFVYYLLDPRTQREEPFNEHWERVHSLCHPCIVHYDVVGKYETLAEDANYILQLVGADTSVKFPSSSKTTRTTDDMTAQFFQDISPFYQRRLFNLYKMDYLLFNYSIPSYLRIR; encoded by the exons ctgcagaagaCAGGGTTATGAGATCCACCTGGCAGGGGAAGGCCGGTCGCAGCCCACTCCAGGCCCTGTACGAGAGTGACCAG ttTGAGCAGTCGTCACTGCAGGCGGTTCACCAGCAGAGACGGGAGCTGTTGAGCAACATCTGCAACCGTTACACCCGCAAGCGGCGTCTCCTGCAGCCGGATGACTTGCGGCACTTGGTGGTGGATGACACGCATGGGCTGCTCTACTGCTACGTGCCCAAAGTGGCCTGCACTAACTGGAAGCGGGTGATGATGGTCCTGACGGGGCAAGGCAAGTACCGGGACCCACTGGAAATCCCCGCCAACGAGGCCCACGTCTCATCCAACCTGCGCACCCTCTCTGAGTACAGCATCCCCGAGATCAACCACCGCCTGCGCAGCTACCTCAAGTTCATCTTTGTGCGGGAGCCCTTTGAGCGCCTGGTCTCGGCATACCGCAACAAATTCACCCGCAGCTACAACACAGCCTTCCACAAGCGGTACGGGACCAAGATCATCCGACGGCACCGGCAGGAGCCCAGTGACAAGGCCCTGGAGCGCGGGGATGACGTGCGCTTTGAGGAGTTCGTCTACTACCTGCTGGATCCACGGACGCAGCGGGAGGAGCCCTTCAATGAGCACTGGGAGCGGGTGCACTCGCTCTGCCACCCCTGCATCGTCCACTACGACGTGGTGGGCAAGTACGAGACCTTAGCCGAAGATGCCAACTACATCCTCCAGCTGGTTGGGGCTGACACGAGCGTCAAGTTCCCATCTTCATCCAAGACCACCAGGACGACGGACGACATGACGGCCCAGTTCTTCCAGGACATTAGCCCCTTCTACCAAAGGAGACTCTTTAATTTATACAAAATGGACTACTTGCTCTTCAATTACTCCATCCCCTCGTACCTCCGCATCCGatga